In Spirochaetota bacterium, a single genomic region encodes these proteins:
- a CDS encoding pyruvate formate lyase family protein → MESRLEHASYQSQNKTVEDLEKSREWWWVAEKKRSKRLDYLRKAVWKKGKKGGMYEPGVKVDLERPLLFTEAWKENENDPIMMKRAKSVAHILDNITIHITDYAQIVGYLGSLPNTLMWYVDRASFLNEEIYNDPMVIPEPQEESLKTMAEINNYWGTRDNIGKVFRELSSEEAVKVMSTVLMWGIPSGGSFGYAGKDYEYFMTGQRGFEDIIDEIQERIDDAEETIDGNPGPDILPLYDRLANWEAMQIILEACIRMAKRYSRLARIVAENFESDPKRKDELLRLSESCNRVPAKPPRSFQESLQYDHFIQVWSRYEDGEGAWPCRPDYYHWPYYNKDVNIEGNITRDEAIDFIGEFMIRSAELAGYMPRIGAEALQGIQATWVWTLGGVNQDGTDACNDLTIAFMQTARLVRVANPTFGFRWHPKVQDEVWREVFECIRHGLGYPSIRNDPVLIANGMHWHGHPLEEMRTWVHQACMSPCPTTKHGAQPARMASATLNTSKMVEYALHNGYDNCIKMQMGPKTGDARTFTDFEELFQAWVKQMEWLMNFGTRIVNRGRVKSPEFYGRPFLSAISERSVESGLDAVDPSLERGNAWVTFFTWVENADSLAAVKKLVFDEKRYTMTELIDALESNWEGKEQMRIDFVKNGPKWGNDDDYVDDIMVRCLREVARHSHEIRCPSGNTWPALPENVSGNIHFSNMVHALPNGRKLGDALYDGGISPGPGLDKKGPTAVLKSCGKIDHVSDGRAFLLNQRLSPTQLSGEKGYQLWKSYMKTWSDLGLDHVQFNMVDDATLRAAQKDPEQYQEVIVRVAGYSAHFVDISRKTQDNIIQRTIQGLG, encoded by the coding sequence ATGGAATCAAGATTAGAACATGCTAGTTATCAATCTCAGAATAAGACTGTTGAAGACCTTGAGAAGAGTCGGGAATGGTGGTGGGTAGCTGAGAAGAAGAGGTCTAAAAGGCTCGACTATTTGAGGAAAGCGGTTTGGAAAAAGGGTAAAAAGGGTGGAATGTATGAACCAGGCGTAAAAGTTGATCTAGAGAGACCACTTCTATTTACAGAGGCTTGGAAGGAGAACGAGAATGATCCAATTATGATGAAGAGGGCAAAATCCGTTGCGCATATATTAGATAATATTACTATACATATAACGGATTATGCTCAGATTGTGGGCTATCTTGGGAGTCTTCCCAATACACTCATGTGGTACGTTGATAGGGCAAGCTTTCTAAATGAGGAGATATACAATGACCCAATGGTTATACCAGAGCCTCAGGAGGAATCTCTAAAGACTATGGCGGAGATCAATAATTACTGGGGTACAAGGGATAACATTGGCAAGGTGTTCAGGGAGTTGTCAAGTGAAGAGGCAGTAAAGGTGATGAGTACAGTCTTAATGTGGGGTATCCCTTCTGGCGGCAGCTTCGGTTATGCTGGGAAAGACTATGAGTACTTTATGACAGGTCAACGAGGATTTGAGGATATCATAGATGAGATACAGGAGAGGATTGATGATGCAGAGGAAACAATAGACGGCAATCCAGGGCCGGATATCCTTCCGCTCTATGACAGGCTAGCCAATTGGGAGGCTATGCAGATTATACTTGAGGCCTGCATCAGGATGGCAAAGAGATATTCCAGATTAGCGCGAATAGTCGCTGAGAACTTCGAATCTGATCCAAAACGAAAAGATGAACTCTTGCGCCTTTCCGAGTCCTGTAATAGGGTTCCTGCAAAACCTCCAAGGAGTTTTCAGGAATCGCTTCAATATGATCATTTCATTCAGGTCTGGTCACGATATGAGGATGGAGAGGGCGCGTGGCCATGTCGTCCTGATTACTATCATTGGCCATATTATAATAAGGATGTAAATATAGAAGGGAACATTACGCGTGACGAGGCGATCGATTTTATTGGGGAGTTCATGATCCGTTCCGCTGAGTTGGCAGGTTATATGCCAAGGATCGGGGCTGAGGCTCTTCAGGGCATACAGGCCACCTGGGTGTGGACTCTTGGTGGAGTAAACCAGGACGGCACTGATGCATGCAATGATCTTACTATTGCATTTATGCAGACCGCAAGATTGGTGCGTGTGGCAAATCCTACCTTTGGATTCAGATGGCATCCGAAGGTACAGGATGAGGTTTGGAGAGAGGTCTTTGAGTGCATCAGACACGGATTGGGTTATCCCAGCATACGGAACGATCCTGTTTTGATCGCTAATGGCATGCATTGGCATGGTCATCCCTTAGAGGAGATGAGGACATGGGTACATCAGGCCTGCATGTCGCCTTGCCCCACAACAAAGCATGGCGCTCAACCAGCTCGCATGGCTTCAGCGACGTTGAATACCTCCAAGATGGTTGAGTATGCATTGCATAATGGGTATGATAATTGCATCAAGATGCAGATGGGACCCAAGACTGGCGATGCTAGGACCTTTACAGACTTTGAAGAGCTATTCCAGGCATGGGTGAAGCAGATGGAGTGGTTGATGAATTTTGGCACAAGAATAGTAAACCGCGGTAGGGTGAAGAGTCCGGAGTTTTACGGTCGTCCCTTCCTCTCTGCTATTTCCGAGAGGTCTGTTGAGAGCGGTCTAGATGCGGTTGACCCGTCGCTTGAGAGGGGCAATGCATGGGTTACATTCTTTACATGGGTGGAGAATGCTGATAGTCTAGCTGCTGTAAAAAAATTGGTCTTCGATGAGAAGCGATACACCATGACGGAGTTGATTGACGCTCTTGAGAGCAATTGGGAAGGGAAGGAGCAGATGCGCATTGATTTTGTCAAGAATGGGCCTAAGTGGGGGAATGATGATGATTATGTGGATGATATTATGGTGCGCTGTTTGAGGGAGGTTGCGAGGCATTCACATGAGATAAGGTGTCCATCGGGCAACACATGGCCTGCATTGCCTGAGAATGTGAGCGGTAATATACATTTTTCCAATATGGTGCACGCGCTGCCTAATGGCAGGAAATTAGGAGATGCGCTATATGATGGCGGCATATCGCCTGGTCCTGGATTGGACAAGAAGGGGCCCACAGCGGTATTAAAGTCATGCGGAAAGATAGATCATGTAAGCGACGGAAGGGCGTTTTTGTTGAATCAGCGACTTTCACCGACCCAGCTTTCTGGCGAAAAGGGCTATCAATTGTGGAAATCATATATGAAAACCTGGTCGGATTTAGGACTTGATCATGTACAGTTCAATATGGTAGATGATGCCACTCTACGTGCAGCGCAGAAGGATCCTGAACAGTATCAGGAGGTTATTGTCCGAGTGGCTGGTTATAGCGCGCATTTTGTGGATATAAGCCGCAAGACGCAGGATAATATTATACAGAGAACAATACAAGGATTGGGTTAA
- a CDS encoding pyruvate formate lyase family protein, translated as MSSEADKIGAATSKKSIEELEQDKEWWWVAEKKRSPRLDYLRKGVWKKGRKGGMYEPGVKIDLERSQIFTEAWKQNENESLSMRRAKSFAHVLDNITIFITDQAQIMGYLGSLPNTLNWNSELASFLNEEIYNDPMVIPEPQEEALKAIAELNNYWGSRDSLGKVFRELSSEEAVKMMSSVIMWGLPVGGSFGYSGKDYEYLMTGKRGFEDIIDEIQDRIDEAEEKIDGNPGPDILPLYDRLSTWEAMQIALEACIRYAKRYSRLARIIAENYESDPKRKEELLKIAECCERVPGKPANTLQESLQYDHFIQVWSRFEEVEGAWPARPDYYHWRSYDRDVNVEKNITKDEAIDLVGEFLIRSYELAGYLPNFAAEALQGIQATWVWTLGGVNQDGTDACNDLTIAFMQAARLVRVANPTFGFRWHPKVKDEVWREVFECIRHGLGYPSIRNDPVLIANGMHWHGHPLEEMRTWVHQACMSPCPTTKHGSQPCRMASTTLNTSKMVEYALHNGFDNCIKMQMGPKTGDARKFKDFEELFEAWVKQMEWVTNFATRVINRARYKSPSNFTRPFLSSISEKSIETGMDALEPSLERGNAWITFFTWTENADSLAAVKKLVFDDKKYTMDELITALETNWEGKEDMRLDFVKNAPKWGNDDDYVDDIMVRCLKEVARHSHEIRCPSGNTWPALPENVSGNIHFSNMVHALPNGRKLGDALYDGGISPGPGLDKKGPTAVLKSCGKIDHISDGRAFLLNQRLSPTQLSGEKGYQLWKSYMSTWADLGIDHVQFNMVDDATLRAAQKDPEQYQEVIVRVAGYSAHFVDISRKTQDNIIQRTVQGIG; from the coding sequence ATGTCATCAGAAGCTGACAAAATTGGTGCAGCAACATCGAAAAAGAGTATTGAAGAGCTTGAACAGGATAAGGAGTGGTGGTGGGTCGCTGAAAAAAAGCGATCTCCAAGACTTGATTATCTGAGAAAGGGAGTATGGAAAAAGGGAAGAAAGGGTGGAATGTATGAACCTGGTGTGAAGATTGATCTTGAGAGATCACAAATATTTACGGAAGCATGGAAGCAGAATGAGAATGAGTCTCTTTCGATGAGAAGAGCGAAGTCATTTGCGCATGTTCTTGATAACATCACAATCTTTATTACAGATCAGGCACAGATTATGGGATATCTTGGCAGCCTTCCGAATACACTTAATTGGAATAGTGAATTGGCGAGTTTTCTAAATGAAGAGATTTATAATGATCCAATGGTAATCCCGGAACCTCAGGAGGAAGCGTTAAAGGCTATTGCTGAACTCAATAACTATTGGGGATCAAGGGATAGTCTGGGTAAGGTGTTTAGAGAGTTATCCAGCGAAGAAGCGGTTAAAATGATGTCCAGTGTAATCATGTGGGGTCTTCCTGTTGGTGGAAGCTTTGGTTATTCAGGTAAAGATTATGAGTACCTGATGACAGGCAAGAGAGGATTTGAAGACATTATAGATGAGATACAGGATCGGATTGATGAGGCAGAGGAAAAAATAGACGGCAATCCAGGGCCGGATATTCTTCCGTTATATGACAGGCTGTCTACTTGGGAGGCCATGCAGATTGCGCTTGAGGCATGCATAAGATATGCGAAGAGGTATTCCAGGCTTGCTCGAATAATAGCAGAAAATTATGAATCTGATCCAAAGCGAAAAGAAGAACTGCTTAAGATTGCTGAGTGCTGTGAGAGGGTGCCAGGGAAGCCTGCAAACACACTTCAGGAATCGTTGCAGTATGATCATTTTATTCAGGTATGGAGTAGATTTGAGGAGGTAGAGGGTGCATGGCCTGCCCGTCCTGATTACTACCATTGGCGAAGCTATGATCGTGATGTTAATGTTGAGAAGAATATCACGAAAGATGAGGCAATCGATTTAGTTGGCGAATTTTTGATTCGAAGCTATGAATTGGCGGGTTATTTGCCGAATTTTGCAGCTGAGGCTCTTCAGGGTATACAGGCTACCTGGGTATGGACTCTTGGCGGAGTAAACCAGGATGGCACTGACGCATGCAATGATCTCACCATTGCCTTTATGCAGGCTGCGAGGCTTGTGCGTGTGGCAAATCCTACCTTTGGATTCAGATGGCATCCGAAGGTAAAGGATGAGGTATGGCGAGAGGTATTCGAATGCATACGTCATGGATTGGGTTATCCCAGCATACGGAATGATCCTGTTTTGATTGCAAACGGCATGCATTGGCACGGCCATCCCTTAGAGGAGATGAGGACATGGGTACACCAGGCCTGCATGTCTCCATGCCCCACGACAAAGCACGGCTCTCAGCCATGCCGAATGGCCTCAACAACACTTAATACTTCAAAGATGGTTGAATATGCTCTGCATAATGGATTCGATAATTGCATCAAGATGCAGATGGGGCCTAAGACGGGTGATGCGCGTAAGTTTAAGGATTTTGAAGAGCTTTTCGAGGCATGGGTAAAGCAGATGGAGTGGGTAACGAATTTTGCAACGAGAGTAATCAATCGGGCAAGATATAAGAGTCCTTCAAATTTCACTCGTCCATTCCTATCTTCAATTTCGGAGAAGTCGATAGAAACCGGCATGGATGCCTTAGAGCCCTCTTTAGAGCGAGGGAATGCCTGGATAACATTCTTTACCTGGACAGAGAATGCAGATAGTTTAGCAGCGGTAAAGAAATTGGTTTTTGATGATAAGAAATACACTATGGATGAGCTTATTACTGCCCTTGAGACTAATTGGGAGGGTAAGGAGGATATGAGGTTGGATTTTGTGAAGAACGCTCCTAAGTGGGGTAATGATGATGATTATGTGGATGATATAATGGTGCGTTGTTTAAAAGAGGTTGCGAGGCATTCACATGAGATAAGGTGTCCATCGGGCAACACTTGGCCTGCATTGCCTGAGAATGTGAGTGGTAATATTCACTTCTCCAATATGGTGCATGCGCTGCCCAATGGCAGGAAATTGGGGGATGCTCTATACGATGGGGGCATATCACCAGGTCCTGGGTTGGACAAGAAGGGCCCAACAGCGGTATTGAAGTCATGCGGGAAGATAGATCATATAAGCGATGGAAGGGCGTTTCTGTTGAATCAGCGTTTATCACCGACCCAGCTTTCAGGAGAGAAGGGCTATCAGTTATGGAAGTCATACATGAGTACCTGGGCTGATCTTGGAATAGATCATGTACAGTTCAATATGGTAGATGATGCCACTCTTCGCGCAGCGCAGAAGGACCCTGAGCAGTATCAGGAGGTGATCGTTCGTGTGGCTGGATACAGCGCGCATTTTGTAGATATAAGCCGCAAGACGCAGGATAATATTATACAGAGAACAGTTCAGGGTATTGGCTAG
- a CDS encoding pyruvate formate lyase family protein — MSSEAEKNSVAISKKSIQELEQDKEWWWVAEKKRSPRLDYLRKGVWKKGRKGGMYEPGVKVDLERPQLFTEAWEQNENDSLSMRRAKSFAHVLDNITIFITDQAQIMGYLGSLPNTLNWNCELASFLNEEIYNDPIVIPEPQEESLKTIAEINNYWGSRDSLGKVFREFSSEEAVKMMSTVLMWGVPIGGSFGYAGKDYEYLMTGKRGFEDIIDEIQERIDEAEEKIDGNPGPDILPLYDRLSNWEAMQIGLEACIRYAKRYSRLARIIAENYESDPKRKEELLKITECCERVPGKPANTFQESLQYDHFIQVWSRFEDAEGAWPARPDYYHWRCYDRDVNVEKNITKDEAIDLVGEFLIRSYELAGYMPNFAAEALQGIQATWVWTLGGVNQDGTDACNDLTIAFMQAARLVRVANPTFGFRWHPKVKDEVWREVFECIRHGLGYPSIRNDPVLIANGMHWHGHPLEEMRTWVHQACMSPCPTTKHGSQPCRMASTTLNCSKMVEYALHNGFDNCIKMQMGPKTGDARKFKDFEELFEAWVKQMEWITNFATRVINRARYKSPSNFTRPFLSGISEKSVETGLDALEPSLERGNAWITFFTWTENADSLAAVKKLVFDEKKYTMDELITALETNWEGKEDMRLNFVKHGPKWGNDDDYVDNIMVRCLKEVARHSHEIRCPSGNTWPALPENVSGNIHFSTMVHALPNGRKLGDALYDGGISPGPGLDKKGPTAVLKSCGKIDHISDGRAFLLNQRLSPTQLSGEKGYQLWKSYMSSWADLGIDHVQFNMVDDATLRAAQKDPEQYQEVIVRVAGYSAHFVDISRKTQDNIIQRTIQGLG, encoded by the coding sequence ATGTCATCAGAAGCTGAAAAAAATAGTGTAGCAATATCGAAAAAGAGTATTCAAGAGCTTGAGCAGGATAAGGAGTGGTGGTGGGTCGCTGAAAAAAAGCGATCTCCAAGACTCGATTATCTAAGAAAGGGGGTATGGAAGAAGGGAAGAAAGGGCGGAATGTATGAACCTGGCGTGAAGGTCGATCTTGAGAGGCCGCAATTATTTACAGAGGCTTGGGAACAGAATGAGAACGATTCACTTTCGATGAGAAGAGCGAAGTCATTTGCGCATGTTCTTGATAACATCACAATCTTTATTACAGATCAGGCACAGATTATGGGGTATCTTGGTAGCCTTCCAAATACTCTTAATTGGAATTGTGAATTGGCAAGCTTTTTAAATGAAGAGATATATAACGATCCGATTGTAATCCCCGAACCTCAGGAGGAGTCGTTAAAGACCATTGCTGAGATTAATAACTATTGGGGATCAAGAGATAGTCTTGGTAAGGTTTTTAGGGAGTTTTCCAGCGAAGAGGCTGTGAAGATGATGAGTACAGTGCTTATGTGGGGTGTTCCTATTGGAGGCAGTTTTGGATATGCTGGTAAAGATTATGAATACCTGATGACTGGCAAAAGGGGATTTGAGGACATCATTGATGAGATACAGGAAAGAATAGACGAGGCAGAGGAGAAGATAGATGGCAATCCGGGGCCGGATATTCTCCCACTCTATGACAGGCTATCGAATTGGGAGGCCATGCAGATTGGGCTTGAGGCATGCATAAGATATGCGAAGAGGTATTCCAGGCTTGCCCGAATAATAGCAGAAAATTATGAATCTGATCCAAAGCGAAAGGAAGAACTGCTCAAGATTACTGAGTGCTGTGAGAGGGTGCCAGGGAAGCCTGCGAACACATTTCAGGAATCGCTGCAGTATGATCACTTTATTCAAGTATGGAGTAGATTCGAGGATGCAGAGGGTGCGTGGCCGGCTCGTCCTGATTACTACCATTGGCGATGCTATGATCGTGATGTTAATGTTGAGAAGAATATTACGAAGGATGAGGCAATCGATTTAGTTGGCGAGTTTTTGATTCGAAGCTATGAATTGGCGGGCTATATGCCAAATTTCGCTGCTGAGGCTCTTCAGGGTATACAGGCCACCTGGGTATGGACCCTTGGTGGAGTAAACCAGGATGGCACTGACGCATGCAATGATCTCACCATTGCCTTTATGCAAGCAGCAAGATTGGTGCGCGTGGCAAATCCTACCTTTGGATTCAGATGGCATCCAAAGGTGAAGGATGAGGTATGGCGAGAGGTATTTGAATGCATACGTCATGGATTGGGTTATCCCAGCATACGGAATGATCCTGTTTTGATTGCAAACGGCATGCATTGGCATGGCCATCCCTTAGAGGAGATGAGGACATGGGTGCACCAGGCCTGCATGTCTCCTTGCCCCACGACAAAGCACGGCTCTCAGCCATGTCGAATGGCCTCAACAACTCTGAATTGCTCCAAGATGGTTGAATATGCCCTGCATAATGGATTCGATAATTGCATCAAGATGCAGATGGGTCCTAAGACTGGTGATGCGCGTAAGTTTAAAGATTTTGAAGAGCTTTTCGAGGCATGGGTAAAGCAGATGGAGTGGATAACGAATTTTGCAACGAGAGTAATCAATCGGGCAAGATATAAGAGTCCTTCAAATTTTACTCGTCCATTTTTATCTGGAATTTCTGAGAAGTCGGTGGAAACCGGTTTAGATGCCTTAGAGCCCTCTTTAGAGCGAGGGAATGCCTGGATAACATTCTTTACCTGGACTGAAAATGCTGATAGTTTAGCAGCGGTAAAGAAATTGGTTTTTGATGAGAAGAAATACACTATGGATGAGCTTATCACTGCCCTTGAGACTAACTGGGAGGGCAAAGAGGATATGAGGTTGAACTTTGTAAAGCATGGGCCGAAGTGGGGCAATGATGATGATTATGTGGATAATATAATGGTGCGTTGTTTAAAAGAGGTTGCGAGGCACTCACATGAGATAAGGTGTCCCTCCGGCAACACATGGCCTGCATTGCCTGAGAATGTGAGTGGTAATATCCATTTTTCTACTATGGTTCACGCGCTTCCCAATGGCAGGAAGCTGGGTGATGCGCTATACGATGGGGGCATATCACCAGGTCCAGGATTGGACAAGAAGGGCCCAACAGCGGTATTGAAGTCATGCGGGAAGATAGATCATATAAGCGACGGAAGGGCGTTTCTGTTGAATCAAAGGTTATCTCCGACTCAGCTTTCAGGAGAGAAGGGCTATCAGTTATGGAAGTCATACATGAGTAGCTGGGCTGATCTCGGGATAGATCATGTACAATTTAATATGGTTGACGATGCCACCCTTCGTGCAGCGCAGAAGGACCCTGAGCAGTATCAAGAGGTTATTGTTCGTGTGGCCGGTTACAGCGCGCATTTTGTGGATATAAGCCGCAAGACGCAGGATAATATTATACAGAGAACAATACAAGGATTGGGCTAA
- a CDS encoding TetR/AcrR family transcriptional regulator — MTKRKSEEIRRKEILGAALRCFSSRGYHETTLDDISRCSGLTKGAIYWYFKGKREIFLDLIELVLRDDKTLWSESLEEYQMGMEFMVNAGLLYLELHLESRWIRPLYAELVAESYRDCKMRKKISELYDERRGLIKEALDRAIHEEEHRDFDNESISSIMISTIDGLMIQYWLSDKKLDYQRVWTQFVNALFKGIQVNEGIE; from the coding sequence ATGACAAAAAGAAAATCAGAAGAAATTAGAAGGAAGGAGATCCTTGGGGCAGCTTTACGCTGTTTTTCAAGTAGGGGTTATCATGAGACTACACTTGATGATATCTCTAGATGCTCTGGATTAACAAAGGGAGCTATATATTGGTATTTTAAAGGTAAAAGAGAGATTTTTTTAGATTTAATAGAGTTAGTTTTACGAGATGATAAGACATTATGGTCAGAGTCATTAGAGGAATACCAAATGGGGATGGAATTCATGGTTAATGCAGGGCTTCTGTATTTGGAACTTCATCTTGAAAGTAGGTGGATACGTCCGCTTTATGCAGAGTTGGTAGCTGAATCCTATAGGGATTGTAAAATGAGAAAAAAGATTAGCGAACTTTACGATGAAAGACGAGGTTTGATAAAGGAGGCTCTCGATCGTGCAATACATGAGGAAGAACATCGGGATTTTGATAATGAGAGTATATCATCAATCATGATTTCTACCATAGATGGACTTATGATTCAGTACTGGCTAAGTGATAAGAAGTTGGATTATCAAAGGGTATGGACCCAATTTGTAAATGCTTTATTTAAAGGAATTCAGGTGAATGAAGGGATTGAATAA
- a CDS encoding pyruvate formate lyase family protein, translating to MSTRKVSEVSIKKSLEELEKDREWWWVAERSRSDRLDYLRKAIWKKGKKGGMYEPGLKVDLERPLHFTESWKENENDPIMMRRAKALSHVFDNITIFITDHAQIMGYLGSHPNTLMWYNDAASLFNEEIYNDPMIIPEPEEESLKTMSDLNNYWNTRDSMGKVLRDLSAEEAIKFMTMVLMWSAPFGGSFGYSGKDYEYIMTGKRGFEDVIDEIQDRIDEAEEVIDGNPGPDILPLYDKLSNWEAMQIILEACIRYAKRYSRLARIIAENFESDPKRKEELLQVAETCERVPGKAPKTFQDSLQFDFFIQTWARLEDLEGAWPARPDYYHWPYYNKDVNIEKNITKDEAIDLIGEFLIRAYETGHYLPQAGSEALQGVVGSWAWTLGGINVDGTDACNDLTIAFLQAARLVRVSNPTFAFRWHPQVKDEVMREVFECIRHGLGYPSIRNDPVCISNGMHWHGHPLDEMRTWVQQACMSPCPTTKHGTQPCRMAVTLNCAKMVEYALHNGFDHVVKMQVGPESGDARMFTDFEDLFQAWVKQMEWLCNFGVRIMNHGRVKSPQNYGRPFLSSITERSIDMGVDVMEPDGERGNCWMTFFTWAENADSLTAVKKLVFDEKKYTMEELVDALETNWEGKEDMRLDFVKNAPKWGNDDDYADDIMLRCLREVARHSWEIKCPSGNPWPALPENVSGNIHFANLVHALPNGRKLGDALYDGGISPGPGLDKKGPTAVLKSCGKIDHISDGRAFLLNQRLSPTQLSGEKGYQLWKSYMRTWADLGIDHVQFNMVDDATLRAAQKDPEQYQEVIVRVAGYSAHFVDISRKTQDNIIQRTIQGLG from the coding sequence ATGTCAACAAGGAAGGTTAGTGAAGTTTCAATTAAGAAGAGTCTTGAGGAACTTGAGAAGGATAGGGAATGGTGGTGGGTGGCAGAGAGGAGTAGATCTGATAGACTCGATTATTTGAGGAAAGCGATCTGGAAGAAGGGAAAAAAGGGAGGTATGTATGAGCCTGGACTCAAGGTAGATCTTGAGAGACCATTGCACTTTACAGAGAGTTGGAAGGAGAATGAGAATGATCCAATTATGATGAGAAGGGCAAAGGCTTTATCGCATGTCTTTGATAATATAACCATTTTTATCACAGATCATGCTCAGATTATGGGTTATCTGGGTAGTCATCCCAACACTCTTATGTGGTATAATGATGCTGCGAGTTTGTTTAATGAGGAGATATACAATGATCCTATGATAATACCTGAACCTGAGGAAGAATCGCTGAAGACTATGTCAGACTTAAACAACTACTGGAACACAAGGGATAGCATGGGTAAGGTGTTAAGGGATTTATCAGCAGAGGAAGCCATCAAGTTTATGACCATGGTTCTGATGTGGAGCGCTCCATTTGGAGGCAGCTTTGGTTATTCAGGCAAGGACTATGAGTATATAATGACAGGCAAGAGGGGATTTGAGGACGTCATTGATGAGATACAGGATCGAATAGATGAGGCGGAGGAAGTGATAGACGGCAATCCAGGACCGGATATTCTTCCGCTCTATGACAAACTATCCAATTGGGAGGCTATGCAGATCATCCTGGAGGCTTGCATAAGATATGCGAAGAGATACTCAAGGCTTGCTAGGATAATAGCAGAGAATTTTGAATCGGATCCAAAGCGCAAAGAGGAGCTTTTACAGGTAGCTGAAACATGTGAGCGAGTGCCTGGGAAAGCCCCAAAGACATTTCAGGATTCACTTCAGTTTGACTTTTTTATACAGACATGGGCTAGGTTGGAGGACTTGGAAGGGGCATGGCCGGCTCGTCCTGATTACTATCACTGGCCCTACTATAATAAGGATGTCAACATAGAAAAGAATATAACAAAGGATGAAGCGATTGATCTTATTGGGGAGTTTCTAATTCGTGCATATGAGACTGGACATTATCTTCCACAGGCTGGATCAGAGGCGCTTCAGGGTGTGGTTGGCAGTTGGGCATGGACACTCGGTGGCATAAATGTTGACGGCACTGATGCATGCAATGATCTTACTATTGCATTTTTACAGGCTGCAAGGCTGGTTCGTGTATCCAATCCTACCTTTGCTTTCAGGTGGCATCCCCAGGTAAAGGATGAGGTGATGAGAGAAGTATTCGAGTGCATACGGCATGGATTGGGATATCCTAGCATAAGAAATGATCCAGTTTGCATATCTAACGGAATGCACTGGCATGGCCATCCTCTGGATGAGATGAGGACCTGGGTACAGCAAGCCTGCATGTCTCCATGTCCAACGACAAAGCATGGCACACAACCATGTCGAATGGCCGTTACGCTGAATTGTGCCAAGATGGTTGAATATGCCCTGCATAATGGATTTGATCATGTTGTAAAGATGCAGGTCGGCCCTGAGTCTGGAGATGCCAGGATGTTTACTGACTTTGAAGACCTTTTTCAGGCCTGGGTAAAACAGATGGAGTGGTTGTGCAATTTTGGAGTGCGGATAATGAACCATGGAAGGGTGAAGAGTCCACAGAATTATGGGCGACCTTTCCTGTCATCCATTACTGAGAGATCAATAGATATGGGTGTTGATGTAATGGAGCCAGATGGTGAGAGGGGTAATTGCTGGATGACCTTTTTCACATGGGCAGAGAATGCTGATAGCTTGACAGCAGTAAAGAAACTGGTCTTTGATGAGAAGAAGTATACGATGGAAGAGCTTGTTGATGCATTGGAGACTAACTGGGAAGGTAAAGAGGATATGCGGTTGGATTTTGTAAAGAATGCACCCAAGTGGGGTAATGATGATGATTATGCGGATGATATTATGCTACGTTGTTTAAGGGAAGTTGCGAGACATTCATGGGAGATCAAGTGTCCATCTGGTAATCCATGGCCAGCGCTTCCAGAGAATGTAAGCGGGAACATACATTTTGCGAATCTGGTTCATGCGTTGCCTAATGGGAGGAAGTTGGGGGATGCGCTATACGATGGTGGCATTTCGCCAGGTCCCGGATTGGATAAGAAGGGACCAACAGCGGTGTTGAAGTCATGTGGGAAGATCGACCACATAAGTGATGGAAGGGCATTTTTGTTGAATCAGAGGTTGTCTCCAACTCAGCTCTCTGGAGAGAAGGGTTATCAGTTATGGAAATCCTACATGAGGACATGGGCTGACCTTGGAATAGATCATGTACAGTTCAATATGGTAGATGATGCCACTCTACGTGCAGCGCAGAAGGATCCTGAGCAATACCAGGAAGTGATTGTTCGTGTGGCTGGCTATAGCGCGCATTTTGTGGATATAAGCCGCAAGACACAGGATAATATTATACAGAGAACGATACAAGGACTAGGATAG